The Prochlorococcus sp. MIT 0801 genomic sequence CCAAGCATCCTTATTGACCCGGAGACTCAAGCCGAACGGCATACCACTGAATTGTAAAACCTGTTTTGATTTCTAGGTCGCAGGCTGTATCAAGTAAATGTTGAGCCGCTTCTGCTATGGAAGACTTACAGTCAAGATCCAATGGTAATGAATCGAATTTATTTAACCAAGATTGAAGCCATAAAAGAGTTTGTTCTTTATCCAGGAATTGTTCACTTTCGCCAGGAACCAACACAACATAATTATCCATTTCTCTAATTAAAGGATCAGACATGAGACAGAAATTTTTCTTTTTTTTAATTTCTATTTTAATTGTTTTTACTTACACAGTTCCTGCACTTGCTGAAAGTAGCCTTGAAATAAATAATTTTCAACCATCTAAGCTTTATGAACGCAAATCAATCTGGCCTGATTGGCGCCTTCCATCTTCCATTAAGCGCCCAGGATTGAAAGATGATTTAATTTACCCTGATTGGTTTGAAGGTGTATGGGATGTTACTAGCGAGATAGAAAGTGATCAGAATCAAGAACCTATTATTCATTCCGCTAAATTTATTCACAATACTTCTGGTGATTTAATAGCTGACCGTGAATACAACACTAAGTCTTATGCTTTGAGCACAAAGACTGGTGGTTTTTTATCAGTAAAGAATGATCCTAAATCTCCTAATCGTCAGTTTGCTAAATTAACGGAAGATAGGTATTTAGAGACAAAGATTATAGGAAGACTGCAAGAAAAAATAGACAATAATATTTTTATTACTGATGAATTAATTTTACAAATCCTTCATACACCAGAATTTAGCAGGGTTAGCCAGGTCGAAACATTAACTGAATTTAAAAAATGTGGATCTATTCAAAATAATAAAATAAATATGAGTGATTTTAATATTTGTGGAGAACAATTTCAGGCGATTTATAATCAACCTGGGCAAAATCTGATTTCTTTGCCAATTAAAACAGAGAAATCCAAATTAATACTTAGAAAGACTAATGATGATTAGTTATTGCTAATTGATCTTCAATGAAGTCTCTCCATTTAAAAAGATTTTGCAGACTTGGATCGTTTACATATATAGAACAACCTTGGCCAGTTAGATTTTCTCCAGATGAATTTGGGAATTTGAGTAATGATAAGTGTGATGCTACAGAAATATCAGCAACAGAAAGCTTGTCTCCAATAAGAAAGTTTTCTTGATTAATTAAATTTGATAGGTTTTCTAGATTTAATTTTAGAGATTCTTTTTCTTTCTGGTTTATTAATCCAGAAATTTGACTAGCAATCTTTGTAGGAATATTAAAAAGAGGTTTTTGCATAGAATCCCAAATTTTGTTGGAGAATAAAGAGGAAATCAATTTTGGATTCTTCGACAGCTCTTCCAAAAAGACAATTTTTATAGATTTTGCCAAAGTTGTATCTGCCCAATTCTCAATTATTTGGACTTGAGAGGCTTCCTTTAGACCCTCTGGAATTAATTTTGGTTCTATTTCAATTTTCTCTAAGTGTCGTATTATTGAGCTTGAATCATGGATTATTGTTTCGTTATCAAAAAGCACGGGTAATTTCTTTTGTCCTGTTTTTTGAAAGATATCTATTTGCCCAACGGCTGGAGTTATCTCAACGGTTCGATATTCAAGCTTTTTTGCAGCCAAAGCCATTCTTACTTTCAAGCAATAAGGTGAGTGCCTAAATTGATGAAGTTCCAACATTTTAGGTGCCTTCAAATGGTTAGCAGAGTAGCTATTAATTCAGTCTTTTGGTGGTGAAAAATGGGTGAGTTTTTTTCTAATGTTTCTAGATATCCAAAATATCTCATCACGATAATCTTGGGGGTTTTCACCGCTGCAATTTCTCCATTAATTAAAAGAGGTAGTAATCCGATCACAGCGATTGCTCTCGTTGGGGCGATGTTAAGCGGACTTCTGACAATAGTTTTCTTATTAAAGGCTATGGCTTTCCCTGAGGCAATTACTTAGTTATGGCTAATTCAAGAAGGGTTGAAAAATTAGCAGCTTTACTAAAAAGAGAAGTTAGTGAGCTTTTAGTTAATGGGATTAGAGATGAAAGAATTCATCAAGCTATGATTACCATTACATCTGTTGAAGTTTCAGGTGATTTA encodes the following:
- a CDS encoding chlororespiratory reduction protein 7, whose amino-acid sequence is MSDPLIREMDNYVVLVPGESEQFLDKEQTLLWLQSWLNKFDSLPLDLDCKSSIAEAAQHLLDTACDLEIKTGFTIQWYAVRLESPGQ
- a CDS encoding DUF751 family protein, translating into MGEFFSNVSRYPKYLITIILGVFTAAISPLIKRGSNPITAIALVGAMLSGLLTIVFLLKAMAFPEAIT
- a CDS encoding glutathione S-transferase N-terminal domain-containing protein, whose product is MKAPKMLELHQFRHSPYCLKVRMALAAKKLEYRTVEITPAVGQIDIFQKTGQKKLPVLFDNETIIHDSSSIIRHLEKIEIEPKLIPEGLKEASQVQIIENWADTTLAKSIKIVFLEELSKNPKLISSLFSNKIWDSMQKPLFNIPTKIASQISGLINQKEKESLKLNLENLSNLINQENFLIGDKLSVADISVASHLSLLKFPNSSGENLTGQGCSIYVNDPSLQNLFKWRDFIEDQLAITNHH
- a CDS encoding DUF6816 family protein, producing MRQKFFFFLISILIVFTYTVPALAESSLEINNFQPSKLYERKSIWPDWRLPSSIKRPGLKDDLIYPDWFEGVWDVTSEIESDQNQEPIIHSAKFIHNTSGDLIADREYNTKSYALSTKTGGFLSVKNDPKSPNRQFAKLTEDRYLETKIIGRLQEKIDNNIFITDELILQILHTPEFSRVSQVETLTEFKKCGSIQNNKINMSDFNICGEQFQAIYNQPGQNLISLPIKTEKSKLILRKTNDD